The Anastrepha ludens isolate Willacy chromosome 2, idAnaLude1.1, whole genome shotgun sequence genome contains a region encoding:
- the LOC128861641 gene encoding 45 kDa calcium-binding protein, translating to MSPLVSKLSKTFRWLRWSTICAILFYMFFIGLILHSTTYKLQYALKSEGSSGTTLQRGKSSEQHLQQQTEEYLYKYPMEAEVENENQQQQSKPAKEMLLLRHHQEGKVATESESKSEKMAMAAAAVVMLEQSSAANGNNVLNTPPEAGPATTVRQQNDEGDDNAGAGGVGTVVSNSAAVAVDRSGTRQRGGKSSEPETVILAASSVNEKQILEKAFKRADRDHNSELSIQELAVYINQRIIDHIEEAIQNNPREFQHVDVAPADGLITWEEYHHFFLKEHGMTDADIDEHNEIKHTALNRKAREDMMRDKARWSEAARTDLFSLTIDEYLSFRHPESSISNLLELVDDLLRQFDQDGDDQLTIEEFSEVNVDDDEDLRRKSLISQTVVERREEFKRIIDKNNDGKADREELLNYVNPKTPRYALQEAATLFSLCDENKDGRLTLNELTENAEIFLTSKMMDAANSFHTEF from the exons ATGTCACCACTTGTCAGCAAACTCAGCAAGACTTTCCGTTGGCTACGCTGGTCCACCATTTGTGCCATACTCTTCTATATGTTCTTCATTGGACTGATATTGCACAGCACCACCTACAAGTTGCAGTATGCACTCAAATCGGAGGGGAGTAGCGGCACCACGTTGCAGCGAGGCAAGTCATCGGAACAACATCTACAGCAACAAACAGAAGAGTACTTATACAAGTATCCAATGGAAGCAGAAGTAGAAAACGAAAACCAGCAGCAGCAAAGCAAACCAGCCAAAGAGATGCTATTGCTGCGGCATCATCAAGAGGGAAAGGTGGCAACGGAGTCAGAGTCAAAGTCGGAAAAGATGGCTATGGCAGCAGCGGCGGTAGTGATGCTGGAGCAGTCGAGCGCAGCGAACGGAAATAATGTGCTGAATACACCGCCGGAAGCCGGGCCGGCTACAACAGTCCGGCAACAAAATGACGAAGGCGACGACAATGCAGGGGCAGGTGGTGTTGGTACCGTTGTGAGTAACAGCGCAGCTGTCGCTGTGGATCGAAGTGGCACGCGGCAGCGAGGCGGCAAATCTAGCGAACCGGAAACTGTTATTTTAGCAGCGAGCTCCGTAAACGAGAAACAAATTCTCGAGAAGGCATTCAAACG TGCCGACCGCGATCACAACTCTGAGCTGTCAATACAAGAACTCGCCGTCTACATCAATCAAAGGATCATCGATCACATTGAGGAGGCAATACAGAATAACCCACGCGAATTTCAGCACGTAGACGTAGCGCCCGCAGACGGATTAATAACTTGGGAGGAGTACCACCATTTCTTTCTCAAAGAGCACGGCATGACCGACGCAGACATCGATGAGCACAATGAAATCAAACACACTGCATTGAATAGGAAAGCGCGCGAAGATATGATGCGCGATAAAGCGCGTTGGTCGGAAGCGGCGCGCACCGATCTCTTCAGCTTGACGATCGATGAATATCTCTCGTTTCGACATCCCGAATCGAGTATATCAAATTTACTCGAATTAGTTGATGATTTATTGCGACAATTCGATCAGGATGGTGATGATCAGCTGACGATCGAGGAGTTCTCCGAAGTAAATGTAGACGATGATGAGGATTTGCGCAGAAAGTCGCTTATCTCACAGACAGTGGTGGAGAGGAGAGAGGAATTTAAACGTATCATTGATAAGAATAACGACGGCAAGGCAGATAGAGAGGAGCTGCTGAACTATGTGAATCCGAAGACGCCGCGTTATGCGCTACAAGAGGCAGCGACACTCTTCAGTTTGTGTGATGAGAATAAGGACGGGCGACTGACTTTGAATGAG TTGACTGAGAATGCGGAGATTTTCCTCACATCCAAAATGATGGACGCGGCTAACAGTTTTCATACGGAGTTCTAA